Proteins encoded by one window of Podarcis muralis chromosome 11, rPodMur119.hap1.1, whole genome shotgun sequence:
- the F2RL2 gene encoding proteinase-activated receptor 3, protein MTSILLLISGLLFISSCLSQKDRECNNSSLECQGNMTFPIRTFHGAPQGAYEKIPHSAMEGATRTNHNQENNCSVKRSHVSVLKVHNTTLEYLTSPLSVKLIPALYIAVVLIGVPANAFVLWTLFFRLRSARIAIFYTNLAISDFLFCIMLPFKISYHLRGNNWIFGEPMCRIMTAIFYGNMYCSTLLLTCISISRYVAIVYPFTYRSLPKQPLATVACGAVWTVVFLYMLPLIIAKQSYNLDQLNIFTCHDVSNTCETPSSFQYYYFISLAVFGFVIPFCIVIFCYVSIIRTLKSYDRKWLWYIKISLLILSIFAVCYTPSNVILIVHHVNYHRHSTDNLYFFYLIALCLSSLNSCLDPFLYFMMSKTKDNSSVSLTMVKIPRDEKT, encoded by the exons ATGACATCTATACTCTTATTAATAAGTGGACTGCTCTTCATATCCTCCTGCTTATCCCAGAAAG aCAGAGAATGTAACAACAGCAGCCTGGAATGTCAAGGTAACATGACATTCCCCATCAGGACTTTCCATGGGGCTCCACAAGGTGCTTATGAAAAGATACCTCATTCTGCCATGGAAGGCGCAACAAGGACAAATCACAACCAAGAAAACAACTGTTCTGTGAAGAGGTCCCACGTTTCAGTACTGAAAGTACACAACACCACGTTGGAGTACCTTACCAGCCCTCTGAGTGTAAAGCTGATTCCAGCACTATACATAGCTGTTGTTTTAATAGGAGTGCCCGCAAATGCCTTTGTACTATGGACACTGTTTTTCAGGCTCAGGTCGGCCCGGATTGCTATATTCTACACTAACTTAGCCATTTCAGATTTTCTCTTCTGTATCATGCTGCCGTTCAAAATTTCCTATCACCTCAGAGGCAACAACTGGATATTTGGAGAACCAATGTGTCGAATCATGACTGCCATCTTCTATGGCAATATGTATTGTTCCACGCTCCTCCTCACCTGCATCAGTATCAGCCGTTATGTGGCCATTGTTTATCCATTTACTTACAGGAGTCTGCCCAAGCAGCCCTTAGCAACAGTGGCATGTGGAGCAGTATGGACAGTTGTTTTCTTATACATGCTGCCTCTGATCATAGCGAAGCAAAGCTATAATCTGGATCAACTGAATATCTTTACCTGCCATGATGTCAGCAATACCTGCGAAACTCCATCATCCTTCCAATACTATTACTTCATCTCGCTGGCAGTATTTGGATTTGTGATTCCGTTCTGCATTGTTATTTTTTGTTATGTTTCAATTATCCGAACACTCAAATCTTATGATCGGAAGTGGCTGTGGTACATCAAAATCAGTCTTCTCATCCTCAGCATTTTCGCTGTCTGCTACACACCCAGCAATGTCATACTGATCGTTCATCATGTGAATTACCATCGTCATTCTACAGacaatttgtatttcttttaccTTATTGCTCTATGTCTAAGCAGCCTGAACAGTTGCCTCGATCCGTTCCTTTACTTCATGATGTCCAAAACCAAAGATAACAGCAGCGTTTCTCTCACCATGGTTAAAATACCCCGGGATGAAAAGACGTGA